A region of Stegostoma tigrinum isolate sSteTig4 chromosome 3, sSteTig4.hap1, whole genome shotgun sequence DNA encodes the following proteins:
- the rgmb gene encoding RGM domain family member B isoform X1, with product MHCKNKFQRFEIFSGFYIRLKMIKSTAELRSIFWTRKGPRSRCLFSLKDLRNCLRPEWMGMGKAGFYQHRAERPSTAFTLLLLFVSTCANTAYCQQQYQCRIQKCTTDFVALTSHLNAALNAFASEFCIALRAYALCTERTAKACRGNLAFHSAMLGISDLMSQRNCSREGPTLIAAKDLVPVSHNMGFCDYENRAGLVRGHRAAAGTEPQSSHRYVFCGLFGDPHLRTFRDHFQTCKVEGAWPLIDNEYLSVQVTNVPVVQGSSATATNKITIIFKTYHDCTDQKVYQAMTDDLPAAFIDGTTVGNGWIKTLWIVEKVSGKHVELHARYIGMTVIVRQVGPYLTFALRMPEALALSENDNQGLQLCARGCPTNERIDEGGHLPLPANSPNHLHHLKAPAKGAYTLETATAKCHEKIQVKDVYFHSCVFDLLTTGDVNFTAAAYSALQDLEMLHPRKERWHIFPRSSSVAQNINVLFNIFAGLFSFVIILFL from the exons ATGATTAAAAGCACTGCGGAGCTCAGAAGCATTTTCTG GACGAGGAAAGGTCCCCGCAGCCGCTGCCTCTTCTCGCTGAAGGATTTGAGAAACTGCCTGCGACCTGAATGGATGGGAATGGGGAAAGCAGGATTTTACCAGCACAGGGCTGAACGCCCCTCCACCGCCTTCACTTTGCTGTTGCTTTTCGTTTCGACGTGTGCTAACACAG CTTACTGCCAGCAACAGTATCAGTGCAGGATCCAGAAGTGTACCACTGACTTTGTGGCGCTGACCTCCCATCTGAATGCCGCCCTGAATGCTTTCGCCTCAGAGTTCTGCATCGCCCTCCGAGCTTACGCTCTCTGCACCGAGCGCACAGCCAAGGCGTGCCGGGGTAACCTGGCCTTCCACTCAGCCATGCTTGGCATCAGCGACCTGATGAGCCAGAGGAACTGCTCCCGGGAAGGGCCTACCTTGATTGCAGCCAAGGATCTGGTACCTGTCAGTCACAACATGGGCTTTTGTGATTATGAGAACCGAGCTGGCTTGGTGCGGGGGCACCGGGCAGCAGCAGGCACTGAACCGCAGTCCAGCCACCGTTACGTCTTCTGTGGCTTGTTCGGCGACCCGCATCTCAGAACTTTTCGCGATCACTTTCAAACGTGCAAAGTGGAAGGAGCCTGGCCCCTGATTGACAACGAATACTTGTCAGTGCAAGTAACCAACGTCCCTGTTGTGCAGGGTTCCAGCGCCACAGCTACTAACAAG ATAACAATCATATTCAAAACTTACCATGACTGTACAGATCAGAAGGTTTATCAAGCGATGACAGATGATCTGCCTGCAGCATTCATTGATGGTACAACAGTGGGAAATGGCTGGATAAAGACTTTGTGGATAGTGGAGAAAGTAAGTGGTAAACATGTGGAGCTGCATGCAAGATACATCGGAATGACTGTGATAGTGCGCCAAGTGGGGCCGTATTTGACCTTTGCATTGCGGATGCCCGAAGCATTAGCCCTGTCTGAGAATGACAACCAGGGACTGCAGCTTTGTGCCCGTGGCTGCCCCACGAATGAACGCATTGACGAAGGTGGACATCTTCCTCTCCCAGCCAATAGTCCAAACCATCTGCACCATCTCAAGGCCCCAGCAAAGGGAGCTTACACATTAGAGACTGCGACAGCCAAATGCCATGAGAAAATCCAAGTTAAGGATGTTTATTTTCATTCTTGTGTGTTCGACCTTCTGACAACTGGGGATGTAAACTTTACAGCAGCAGCTTACAGTGCCCTCCAAGACCTAGAAATGTTGCATCCAAGAAAGGAAAGGTGGCACATTTTCCCCAGAAGCAGCAGTGTTGCCCAGAACATCAATGTCTTATTTAACATTTTTGCTGGACTGTTTTCTTTTgttataattttgtttttgtaa
- the rgmb gene encoding RGM domain family member B isoform X5, translating into MGMGKAGFYQHRAERPSTAFTLLLLFVSTCANTAYCQQQYQCRIQKCTTDFVALTSHLNAALNAFASEFCIALRAYALCTERTAKACRGNLAFHSAMLGISDLMSQRNCSREGPTLIAAKDLVPVSHNMGFCDYENRAGLVRGHRAAAGTEPQSSHRYVFCGLFGDPHLRTFRDHFQTCKVEGAWPLIDNEYLSVQVTNVPVVQGSSATATNKITIIFKTYHDCTDQKVYQAMTDDLPAAFIDGTTVGNGWIKTLWIVEKVSGKHVELHARYIGMTVIVRQVGPYLTFALRMPEALALSENDNQGLQLCARGCPTNERIDEGGHLPLPANSPNHLHHLKAPAKGAYTLETATAKCHEKIQVKDVYFHSCVFDLLTTGDVNFTAAAYSALQDLEMLHPRKERWHIFPRSSSVAQNINVLFNIFAGLFSFVIILFL; encoded by the exons ATGGGAATGGGGAAAGCAGGATTTTACCAGCACAGGGCTGAACGCCCCTCCACCGCCTTCACTTTGCTGTTGCTTTTCGTTTCGACGTGTGCTAACACAG CTTACTGCCAGCAACAGTATCAGTGCAGGATCCAGAAGTGTACCACTGACTTTGTGGCGCTGACCTCCCATCTGAATGCCGCCCTGAATGCTTTCGCCTCAGAGTTCTGCATCGCCCTCCGAGCTTACGCTCTCTGCACCGAGCGCACAGCCAAGGCGTGCCGGGGTAACCTGGCCTTCCACTCAGCCATGCTTGGCATCAGCGACCTGATGAGCCAGAGGAACTGCTCCCGGGAAGGGCCTACCTTGATTGCAGCCAAGGATCTGGTACCTGTCAGTCACAACATGGGCTTTTGTGATTATGAGAACCGAGCTGGCTTGGTGCGGGGGCACCGGGCAGCAGCAGGCACTGAACCGCAGTCCAGCCACCGTTACGTCTTCTGTGGCTTGTTCGGCGACCCGCATCTCAGAACTTTTCGCGATCACTTTCAAACGTGCAAAGTGGAAGGAGCCTGGCCCCTGATTGACAACGAATACTTGTCAGTGCAAGTAACCAACGTCCCTGTTGTGCAGGGTTCCAGCGCCACAGCTACTAACAAG ATAACAATCATATTCAAAACTTACCATGACTGTACAGATCAGAAGGTTTATCAAGCGATGACAGATGATCTGCCTGCAGCATTCATTGATGGTACAACAGTGGGAAATGGCTGGATAAAGACTTTGTGGATAGTGGAGAAAGTAAGTGGTAAACATGTGGAGCTGCATGCAAGATACATCGGAATGACTGTGATAGTGCGCCAAGTGGGGCCGTATTTGACCTTTGCATTGCGGATGCCCGAAGCATTAGCCCTGTCTGAGAATGACAACCAGGGACTGCAGCTTTGTGCCCGTGGCTGCCCCACGAATGAACGCATTGACGAAGGTGGACATCTTCCTCTCCCAGCCAATAGTCCAAACCATCTGCACCATCTCAAGGCCCCAGCAAAGGGAGCTTACACATTAGAGACTGCGACAGCCAAATGCCATGAGAAAATCCAAGTTAAGGATGTTTATTTTCATTCTTGTGTGTTCGACCTTCTGACAACTGGGGATGTAAACTTTACAGCAGCAGCTTACAGTGCCCTCCAAGACCTAGAAATGTTGCATCCAAGAAAGGAAAGGTGGCACATTTTCCCCAGAAGCAGCAGTGTTGCCCAGAACATCAATGTCTTATTTAACATTTTTGCTGGACTGTTTTCTTTTgttataattttgtttttgtaa
- the rgmb gene encoding RGM domain family member B isoform X4 — translation MIKSTAELRSIFWTRKGPRSRCLFSLKDLRNCLRPEWMGMGKAGFYQHRAERPSTAFTLLLLFVSTCANTAYCQQQYQCRIQKCTTDFVALTSHLNAALNAFASEFCIALRAYALCTERTAKACRGNLAFHSAMLGISDLMSQRNCSREGPTLIAAKDLVPVSHNMGFCDYENRAGLVRGHRAAAGTEPQSSHRYVFCGLFGDPHLRTFRDHFQTCKVEGAWPLIDNEYLSVQVTNVPVVQGSSATATNKITIIFKTYHDCTDQKVYQAMTDDLPAAFIDGTTVGNGWIKTLWIVEKVSGKHVELHARYIGMTVIVRQVGPYLTFALRMPEALALSENDNQGLQLCARGCPTNERIDEGGHLPLPANSPNHLHHLKAPAKGAYTLETATAKCHEKIQVKDVYFHSCVFDLLTTGDVNFTAAAYSALQDLEMLHPRKERWHIFPRSSSVAQNINVLFNIFAGLFSFVIILFL, via the exons ATGATTAAAAGCACTGCGGAGCTCAGAAGCATTTTCTG GACGAGGAAAGGTCCCCGCAGCCGCTGCCTCTTCTCGCTGAAGGATTTGAGAAACTGCCTGCGACCTGAATGGATGGGAATGGGGAAAGCAGGATTTTACCAGCACAGGGCTGAACGCCCCTCCACCGCCTTCACTTTGCTGTTGCTTTTCGTTTCGACGTGTGCTAACACAG CTTACTGCCAGCAACAGTATCAGTGCAGGATCCAGAAGTGTACCACTGACTTTGTGGCGCTGACCTCCCATCTGAATGCCGCCCTGAATGCTTTCGCCTCAGAGTTCTGCATCGCCCTCCGAGCTTACGCTCTCTGCACCGAGCGCACAGCCAAGGCGTGCCGGGGTAACCTGGCCTTCCACTCAGCCATGCTTGGCATCAGCGACCTGATGAGCCAGAGGAACTGCTCCCGGGAAGGGCCTACCTTGATTGCAGCCAAGGATCTGGTACCTGTCAGTCACAACATGGGCTTTTGTGATTATGAGAACCGAGCTGGCTTGGTGCGGGGGCACCGGGCAGCAGCAGGCACTGAACCGCAGTCCAGCCACCGTTACGTCTTCTGTGGCTTGTTCGGCGACCCGCATCTCAGAACTTTTCGCGATCACTTTCAAACGTGCAAAGTGGAAGGAGCCTGGCCCCTGATTGACAACGAATACTTGTCAGTGCAAGTAACCAACGTCCCTGTTGTGCAGGGTTCCAGCGCCACAGCTACTAACAAG ATAACAATCATATTCAAAACTTACCATGACTGTACAGATCAGAAGGTTTATCAAGCGATGACAGATGATCTGCCTGCAGCATTCATTGATGGTACAACAGTGGGAAATGGCTGGATAAAGACTTTGTGGATAGTGGAGAAAGTAAGTGGTAAACATGTGGAGCTGCATGCAAGATACATCGGAATGACTGTGATAGTGCGCCAAGTGGGGCCGTATTTGACCTTTGCATTGCGGATGCCCGAAGCATTAGCCCTGTCTGAGAATGACAACCAGGGACTGCAGCTTTGTGCCCGTGGCTGCCCCACGAATGAACGCATTGACGAAGGTGGACATCTTCCTCTCCCAGCCAATAGTCCAAACCATCTGCACCATCTCAAGGCCCCAGCAAAGGGAGCTTACACATTAGAGACTGCGACAGCCAAATGCCATGAGAAAATCCAAGTTAAGGATGTTTATTTTCATTCTTGTGTGTTCGACCTTCTGACAACTGGGGATGTAAACTTTACAGCAGCAGCTTACAGTGCCCTCCAAGACCTAGAAATGTTGCATCCAAGAAAGGAAAGGTGGCACATTTTCCCCAGAAGCAGCAGTGTTGCCCAGAACATCAATGTCTTATTTAACATTTTTGCTGGACTGTTTTCTTTTgttataattttgtttttgtaa
- the rgmb gene encoding RGM domain family member B isoform X2, translated as MDHVQEDEMIKSTAELRSIFWTRKGPRSRCLFSLKDLRNCLRPEWMGMGKAGFYQHRAERPSTAFTLLLLFVSTCANTAYCQQQYQCRIQKCTTDFVALTSHLNAALNAFASEFCIALRAYALCTERTAKACRGNLAFHSAMLGISDLMSQRNCSREGPTLIAAKDLVPVSHNMGFCDYENRAGLVRGHRAAAGTEPQSSHRYVFCGLFGDPHLRTFRDHFQTCKVEGAWPLIDNEYLSVQVTNVPVVQGSSATATNKITIIFKTYHDCTDQKVYQAMTDDLPAAFIDGTTVGNGWIKTLWIVEKVSGKHVELHARYIGMTVIVRQVGPYLTFALRMPEALALSENDNQGLQLCARGCPTNERIDEGGHLPLPANSPNHLHHLKAPAKGAYTLETATAKCHEKIQVKDVYFHSCVFDLLTTGDVNFTAAAYSALQDLEMLHPRKERWHIFPRSSSVAQNINVLFNIFAGLFSFVIILFL; from the exons ATGATTAAAAGCACTGCGGAGCTCAGAAGCATTTTCTG GACGAGGAAAGGTCCCCGCAGCCGCTGCCTCTTCTCGCTGAAGGATTTGAGAAACTGCCTGCGACCTGAATGGATGGGAATGGGGAAAGCAGGATTTTACCAGCACAGGGCTGAACGCCCCTCCACCGCCTTCACTTTGCTGTTGCTTTTCGTTTCGACGTGTGCTAACACAG CTTACTGCCAGCAACAGTATCAGTGCAGGATCCAGAAGTGTACCACTGACTTTGTGGCGCTGACCTCCCATCTGAATGCCGCCCTGAATGCTTTCGCCTCAGAGTTCTGCATCGCCCTCCGAGCTTACGCTCTCTGCACCGAGCGCACAGCCAAGGCGTGCCGGGGTAACCTGGCCTTCCACTCAGCCATGCTTGGCATCAGCGACCTGATGAGCCAGAGGAACTGCTCCCGGGAAGGGCCTACCTTGATTGCAGCCAAGGATCTGGTACCTGTCAGTCACAACATGGGCTTTTGTGATTATGAGAACCGAGCTGGCTTGGTGCGGGGGCACCGGGCAGCAGCAGGCACTGAACCGCAGTCCAGCCACCGTTACGTCTTCTGTGGCTTGTTCGGCGACCCGCATCTCAGAACTTTTCGCGATCACTTTCAAACGTGCAAAGTGGAAGGAGCCTGGCCCCTGATTGACAACGAATACTTGTCAGTGCAAGTAACCAACGTCCCTGTTGTGCAGGGTTCCAGCGCCACAGCTACTAACAAG ATAACAATCATATTCAAAACTTACCATGACTGTACAGATCAGAAGGTTTATCAAGCGATGACAGATGATCTGCCTGCAGCATTCATTGATGGTACAACAGTGGGAAATGGCTGGATAAAGACTTTGTGGATAGTGGAGAAAGTAAGTGGTAAACATGTGGAGCTGCATGCAAGATACATCGGAATGACTGTGATAGTGCGCCAAGTGGGGCCGTATTTGACCTTTGCATTGCGGATGCCCGAAGCATTAGCCCTGTCTGAGAATGACAACCAGGGACTGCAGCTTTGTGCCCGTGGCTGCCCCACGAATGAACGCATTGACGAAGGTGGACATCTTCCTCTCCCAGCCAATAGTCCAAACCATCTGCACCATCTCAAGGCCCCAGCAAAGGGAGCTTACACATTAGAGACTGCGACAGCCAAATGCCATGAGAAAATCCAAGTTAAGGATGTTTATTTTCATTCTTGTGTGTTCGACCTTCTGACAACTGGGGATGTAAACTTTACAGCAGCAGCTTACAGTGCCCTCCAAGACCTAGAAATGTTGCATCCAAGAAAGGAAAGGTGGCACATTTTCCCCAGAAGCAGCAGTGTTGCCCAGAACATCAATGTCTTATTTAACATTTTTGCTGGACTGTTTTCTTTTgttataattttgtttttgtaa
- the rgmb gene encoding RGM domain family member B isoform X3, with protein MPPGSEMIKSTAELRSIFWTRKGPRSRCLFSLKDLRNCLRPEWMGMGKAGFYQHRAERPSTAFTLLLLFVSTCANTAYCQQQYQCRIQKCTTDFVALTSHLNAALNAFASEFCIALRAYALCTERTAKACRGNLAFHSAMLGISDLMSQRNCSREGPTLIAAKDLVPVSHNMGFCDYENRAGLVRGHRAAAGTEPQSSHRYVFCGLFGDPHLRTFRDHFQTCKVEGAWPLIDNEYLSVQVTNVPVVQGSSATATNKITIIFKTYHDCTDQKVYQAMTDDLPAAFIDGTTVGNGWIKTLWIVEKVSGKHVELHARYIGMTVIVRQVGPYLTFALRMPEALALSENDNQGLQLCARGCPTNERIDEGGHLPLPANSPNHLHHLKAPAKGAYTLETATAKCHEKIQVKDVYFHSCVFDLLTTGDVNFTAAAYSALQDLEMLHPRKERWHIFPRSSSVAQNINVLFNIFAGLFSFVIILFL; from the exons ATGATTAAAAGCACTGCGGAGCTCAGAAGCATTTTCTG GACGAGGAAAGGTCCCCGCAGCCGCTGCCTCTTCTCGCTGAAGGATTTGAGAAACTGCCTGCGACCTGAATGGATGGGAATGGGGAAAGCAGGATTTTACCAGCACAGGGCTGAACGCCCCTCCACCGCCTTCACTTTGCTGTTGCTTTTCGTTTCGACGTGTGCTAACACAG CTTACTGCCAGCAACAGTATCAGTGCAGGATCCAGAAGTGTACCACTGACTTTGTGGCGCTGACCTCCCATCTGAATGCCGCCCTGAATGCTTTCGCCTCAGAGTTCTGCATCGCCCTCCGAGCTTACGCTCTCTGCACCGAGCGCACAGCCAAGGCGTGCCGGGGTAACCTGGCCTTCCACTCAGCCATGCTTGGCATCAGCGACCTGATGAGCCAGAGGAACTGCTCCCGGGAAGGGCCTACCTTGATTGCAGCCAAGGATCTGGTACCTGTCAGTCACAACATGGGCTTTTGTGATTATGAGAACCGAGCTGGCTTGGTGCGGGGGCACCGGGCAGCAGCAGGCACTGAACCGCAGTCCAGCCACCGTTACGTCTTCTGTGGCTTGTTCGGCGACCCGCATCTCAGAACTTTTCGCGATCACTTTCAAACGTGCAAAGTGGAAGGAGCCTGGCCCCTGATTGACAACGAATACTTGTCAGTGCAAGTAACCAACGTCCCTGTTGTGCAGGGTTCCAGCGCCACAGCTACTAACAAG ATAACAATCATATTCAAAACTTACCATGACTGTACAGATCAGAAGGTTTATCAAGCGATGACAGATGATCTGCCTGCAGCATTCATTGATGGTACAACAGTGGGAAATGGCTGGATAAAGACTTTGTGGATAGTGGAGAAAGTAAGTGGTAAACATGTGGAGCTGCATGCAAGATACATCGGAATGACTGTGATAGTGCGCCAAGTGGGGCCGTATTTGACCTTTGCATTGCGGATGCCCGAAGCATTAGCCCTGTCTGAGAATGACAACCAGGGACTGCAGCTTTGTGCCCGTGGCTGCCCCACGAATGAACGCATTGACGAAGGTGGACATCTTCCTCTCCCAGCCAATAGTCCAAACCATCTGCACCATCTCAAGGCCCCAGCAAAGGGAGCTTACACATTAGAGACTGCGACAGCCAAATGCCATGAGAAAATCCAAGTTAAGGATGTTTATTTTCATTCTTGTGTGTTCGACCTTCTGACAACTGGGGATGTAAACTTTACAGCAGCAGCTTACAGTGCCCTCCAAGACCTAGAAATGTTGCATCCAAGAAAGGAAAGGTGGCACATTTTCCCCAGAAGCAGCAGTGTTGCCCAGAACATCAATGTCTTATTTAACATTTTTGCTGGACTGTTTTCTTTTgttataattttgtttttgtaa